TGTAGCACAAATGGTTGTTCATTCATTACTGAGGGATCTAGTATTGGATTTAAGTGTGCTACAACGAAAACATTAGATAATGGATGtcttgaaattgaaagcAAAAATTGGGATGCAATTAGTGTTACTACTTCTTGTCCAACTAATGCAAAACCAACAAAGTAATGAGCAACCAGTTGGTAGATATTAGGAATTAGTTACGCCATTGCTCCTCGATTTTGTCTATCCTTGGGTTAGAAGCCATAAATTGACCTttaatctttctttttttttttgtatttgtttttgtttagttttcaatatatGTCTGATAAATCACTATTCTGTAGAAAGAAGATTACTTCAAAGCCGTACAACAATCAATGAATGTGCTAACGATCAACCCCACTCCACTTATTTTGTAAAGTTCAGATTTTCTTGTTACATTAAAAAATGGGGACGATATTGGTCATCCACGTTGTGCGTTGATCAACCTAAGTAATCCAAATATTTCTACCATGTGGTTAATCTATAAGATCAACgaaataccaaaaaaactAGATCTCCAGAATCTCCCCCTCCTACAAACACTTGACtgaattatttttagaCTTATaagaaacaataaatcaactaaattattaatacatTGAATTGCACACGTTGATGATATTTCCCTATTTTAAACCATAATCttgtattgtttaattGCCAAGTATTTACAACCACCCTCTGAAGTGGTAGCGCAACATCAGGGTTATTTTTAACTATCGGGGAAACAAATTAATTCCTAATATCCaacaaaaactaaaaaacaTGTTGCATATACGACAAAGAGATTCTGATCTCTTTATAAGCGAAAGTAGAAAATTCATTTATGGTCTAAAAtgtttaaatttttcttgcCTACATAAGATCATGTAAGAGATTCACCGTAGCATAATAATGTGGAAACGAACTATTTTATATACTTAACTCACATGAATAAAATATACCATTCTTGTTATGTAAATGGATTTTTACAAGGGATCTAAAGCCATTAATGTAAAGCGAAAACCCAAGTTTGATATATTATCATTCAAGCAACGAAAAGGGGGAAAGATAATCTCAGAATCACATTTTAGTGTATATTATCGTACCATGATCCATATACGGGTAAATTGCGATCATTTACTAAAGTTCCGTCATGACAATGAAGGCTATAAATGTTCTAGATCTTTTAATctatttttataattatttgtttattttctcTATTACTTCTCCACAAAGGAAAAGCTGCAATTTTAGTAAAGAGTTTTATCTTGGCAGTAGTTCTCGTAAATCAAAGCAATTAAAGCTGCAAAAAAAACGTTTTCTGATAGATCTTTGTAAGTaagttttaataattaCCCCGATGTATAAAGTATCAATTGTCATTCATCTACACTAATCCAAAAATAGATAATAACagtaataaataataaagatattgGGTAAAGTTTTCGAGTATGTTAGTTTAAGAGCAAGTCCTAATAACTTattataaaagaaaaacctTGGCAATAATAGCTAAAATTAGCAATAATATCAACCCCATGCTTTAACCTTTTCTACTATAATCAAGTCCAATATGGATGACTCAAGCAATATAAATAGAACCttaattcttgttcaaaatattcaagTAAAGTATCCCATTATCTTTAACCTTTATTGGATATCAATATTACCCTCAAACCATGCAAGCAACTGCTATCTTGGTTACTGCTGCTAGTTTGGTAAAATTGGTGACATCTTCACCATTGACATCAATTCCTACTACTTATAATAAtacaccaacaccaacaactaCTATTAGTGCTCATGCTGGTTGTGAAGTATATTTCACTTCTGAAGGTTATACCACTATTATTCCATTTGATGATTGTCCATTGACTTCGGTCAGTGCTCCTCCTGGTTTCCCACCAAGACCAGATGACGCATGTACTACATACAAGGGACAAAGATATTGTGCTCAAGGTAATTGTGATGctaattttgtttcttaTTATCACACTTTCTTTTGGACAACTGCTTGTAGCACAGGCGGTTGTTCATTTATAACTGAGGGACCTAGTATTGGTTTTGATTgtgcaacaacaaaaacttTAGATGATGGATGCCTCGAAATCCAAAGCAAAGAATGGGATATGATACATATTACCACTACTTGTCCAAACAATACCACACCAACTGAAACTTGTGGTGTAACatcatttgaagaaaaagagacTCCTTATACATTTACCACCTGTGACCCAACTGTAACTTTACCTAGTCATTGTGTTAGGCATGAGACAATTGTTGGAACTAGAACACTTGATATTATAAGATGTTCCATTACCGACCCTCCTCCCCCAACAGATCCTCCAATTATTTGTCAATTAGAGACTTCAGTTTCCAATGGTATGACTTTAACTGGTATGTCATGTAATTATATTCCTGATGATTGTTCTACAAGCACTTCAGTGAATGTTCATAATAGAACTGTGACTTATTTTGTTTGTCCAACAACTACCATTGAACCACTTCCACCTGGCGTTAGTACCACAACAATTTGTCCTCACTCTAAATGTTATAATCCTCCAGGTGGTGATAATGGAAGTGGACATGGAGGTGGACATGGAGGTGGACATGGAGGTGAAAATGGTGGCGGAAATGGAGGAGGCGgtggtaatggtggtgataATGGAGGCaataatggtggtggtggtgatcACGGTGGTGGTAATAATGGAGGTGGCAACAATGGCGGTGACAACTGTCCTCCACAACCGACAATCACTGTCACTGTTACACAAGAAACTGTAACCAAAACCATTACTGAatataaaaccaaaactgTCGAAACCCCTTCAAAACCCAATAAACCTCCTCACGGACATCAGGATCATACAGTTACTGAAACTTGCTATATTTATGAATCCGTCATCACTTATCCGTATACTACAATCACAAGCAGTTATACTATTACAGTGAAACCTACGAATGTGGAAACAAGTACACCTACTGATTTAAATGAAACACCCGAAACTTCAGAGCCAACTGAATCAACTGAGCCAAATGACTCGACAGAACTTACAGCATCTACCAAATCAACTAAACCCACTGAGTCTAATGAATCTGCTGAACCTACGGAACCAACTGAATCTAGCAAGTCTACTGAGCCAACTGAACCGTCTGAGACGCCTGATCCAACGGACTCTGCAAATCCAACTGTCCCACCGGAACCATCAGTCTCTATTGTTCCTACTGATCCAACATATACAATAGTACCTGTTAATTCTACAATATCAAGCCTTTGATTTAAACAAAGTATGCTTCCCAATCAATAACTTGTCGCTCATTTACATTAACGGTTTGTTTTTAATAGTGTATggaaaatcaacaaaattaaataaaaaaaaaatagaaaattaaaaaactagcaaaaaaaaaaaggccATATAATATTGTTTCTGTCAAGTTGtttaaatgaatatatatatatatatatatataagtgttaaattccaattcatcTTTAGAGTAGTATAAACGGCTGAACAAATAATACTGCTTCTCCAATAATATTTCTCTCTTATCAAATGTAATACCAGAAAAAAATAGCTCTCACTTATTGACTTGtgagaaaataataaaacgACAGatcaaagaaataaacCAAACTCAAATTTAGGACTCTACCATACATTTTGCTAtccatatatatatatatatattcctATACCAAATGATTTGTTAATTAAATATGCCCGACTCTTCAGTTTCTAATCATGATATTAAGTCAATGTCCCACACCAACACCATTACAAATAACACATCTCCGTTCGCCACACTATCTTCTAACATGGAGAAAAAGACAATAGACCCTGAAACTgaacaccaccaccaccaccaacaccagGACAATGGAAATGGAAATGAAGACAAAGGAACCACAATTAATGGCAAAGTAGGGACATTATTATCAGAGCAAGAAGCAAATAACAGACCAATAGTCCATGTGAATTCATTATCGAAAAGTTGGCATTACGATACATCAAATTCCGCAAGTTCTAAATCAGCTCCCAACACCCCCAAAATTAAATCTCGATCACAACCAGTTTCCAGAAGAGCAAGTGTAGAAGATATACATTTTCAACATATCCCATCACATCATGAAACTCATAATTAtagttttaaaaattcagTTTTAATTCCTGCTGCAAAATGGGCTTATCTGCCAATATCGAAAATGAGACGACTGACAAATCCTAGCATTACTAATAACAGTCAAATCCATGAAGAATACTTGATTGAATATTCTGTATTTCGTCCTATCAAAGGGTTACCAGAATTGAATTCTCataaagatattttaattcatttacGAGATACAATCGAATCACAAACTAAAAAACCATTTGAATTCCCTGAAACATACATTtctgaaattgatttccataatttattatttaaaatcaCGAAAATTATTGAGACTGATCATATTTATCCAGAAAGAATAACTACTGGTTCATCGGGGagttattttatatttgatattgatttttctcTTTATAAAATTGGTATTTTCAAACCAAAAGATGAAGAACCATATGGCCCATTACTGCCCAAATGGACCAAATGGGCTCATCGAACTTTTTTCCCGTGTTTTTTCGGTAGAAGTTGTTTAATTCCTAATCTTGGATATATTAGTGAAGCAGCAGCTTGTGTTTTAGATCGACAATTACATTCATTTATTGTTCCCCATACggaaattgttgaattacGATCACCAACGTTTTTTTATAGTTATTGGGATAAAAGTAATGATGTGACTAAATTacctaaaaagaaaggttCATTgcaattatttttaaatggATATATTAATGCTGATATATGGTTAAAAATTTATCCAATACCAACAAATGATGTTTATTTGTTAAAGAAAACGTCTCGTATAGAAGTACCATTAGATGAAaccaaatttttgtttacatGGAGTCAAGAATCAATGcaacaatttcaagaagaattagaaaaattggtGATTTTAGATTATCTTATGAGAAATACCGATAGAGGATTAGATAATTGGATGATTAAATTGGAATggattgaaattaaaaggAAACAACTGattaaaataatgaaaccAATCATAAAAATTGGTGCTATTGATTCAGGTTTAGCATTCCCTTGGAAACATCCTGACGAATGGAGATCTTTCCCATTTGGTTGGTTATTTTTACCACTTTCAATAATTGGACAACCATTTTCTCGTAGAACTCgaaatcattatttaccattattaaCTTCAAAGAAATGGTGGGAAGAAACGgtgataaaattaaaagatgtTTTCATGCaagataatgattttaaagaaagaatgtGGTTGAAACAATTGGCAGTTTTAAAAGGTCAAGCATTTAATATTGTTgagatattgaaattaactTATGCTGGTCCTTTGGAATTGACCAGACGTGAGAATTTGTTGGTCATTGATGATATAATGTATATGCCCAATGGGAAATGTGATTATGACTTTATGAAATCGTCATTATATGAAAGtgatatttttaaaagttATCGTGTTAGGAGTAGTGACAGGAATCATAGATATGATAGTGACGAAGAGCTAGGGCAGcaagaagaaggagaaggAGAGGTGATTAGTCCGAATACTCCATTGTTAGCACATCCTCATAACCATTATCTTGAAGTGATTAATGAATCATTTGATGATACCAATGAATCTGGATATGAACATATGAATAGAGAAAACAATGTTGCTGCTACTGATAAAGGTAAAAaagttattattgaaagattAATTAAAGAGACTAGCAAACCCCCTGTTTTCACTTGGTGTTGATTGtaactgaaaaaaaaaaaaaaaaaaaaaaaaaaaaacgaacttttgaatatttaacATTATTTTGCATGGTATGTAGATATCTTTCTAATGTCTAACATATTTTTctgaaaatattttttgataatcatCAGAACTTCCTTGgaaatcatttttatcaatttcaaacattttcttttcttcttttaatcTAAATTGAactaattttaataatggaTAAATTGTGGATAAGATTGGTGTAGATACTTTATTTTCCCTAGCAATTTTCAATGGATTTCCTAAAATGATTTCTAATTCCATTAATTGCCCCTTACGAACATCAACACACATTGATGGACTATAAAAAAACCCATCTCCAAtatgaatatatttatcaactaAAGTTGGATCACATTCAACCCCTACTGATTTGGCAATTGCAATGACTTCAAGCATTGCTGGGCGGATTAATTCCTCATTACCAATGGTCATTTGAATTCTGGTATTATCTAATTGTACTAATGCTGAAATTGTATTAAATACTgaattataaatcaatttttcccATCTTCGTTTTTGAACGTCTTCATCTAATAAAATGGTATTTTTCAGAGGATCAtcattttgataaatttcaataaatttttgaatcttGTCAAGCGACAAAGGCAATCTTTCCAGTTTTGGTTTAAAATCTCCAAGGTAAACAAAATCTTTACCTAAATTTTTAACATGACCATGATAATAAGTTGAAccaattaatgaaattccACTTAATATAAGATGATTTGGATATGCTTCAAACATTGGATTTTCAATACCTAATCCATTTTGCAATAATATAATCACTTCATTACCAGTTTTAATTGCTGGTTTAATGATTTCTTCACAAGTGATAGGTCCATCAGGAATATTTTTCGTCGTTACTAAAATGTAATCAAATGGACCAAAACTTGTTTGAGCATCTTCAACCGATTTGGCTAAATGATGAGGTTTCCAATTGGTTACTTTCCCATATGTAcatgaatcaattgaataaccattattggaaattaAGTCAAAATCAGATCTCACAACTAATGTCACttctgatttattattggtggttAATGAAAGGGCTGAAATTGCACCAACACCACCGGAACCAATTACTAAtacttttggttttgaCATAAGTAgttcaaagaaaaagaaatgaataaaCTTGTATCGTCTCTCTtatgttgaaaaagaaaagagtGTACTGTTACGGTTAAGAATTGATGATGGGGTTGGTTGGTTCCTTTTTATTGGGGCTTATAATTTTTCCGCTTTTCTTCTCATAATAATTAACAATTCCGCACTTTGTGACTAATTTGGAGATAAGCGACAACAACTGACTAACAAGTTCTCTTAACTGTTGAACCGTGTGTATATATTAGATGTGAAAAGAAAGTACAAGACCTGAACCcttgaaaatcaatttatcacCAAATACAAAACACTAACcttcttttattttgcaACCTGAGAATAGTTTCccattaattttaatagtCTATTGTTTATGAATTCAAACAAACTTCTAGGTTTAACGAGCTACCTTGACTGTTAGAGATTAGAATCTtccaaaaaacaaaaatggaagtgtttctttttgtcCGTCTTAAGTAAAGCTTCAATGAAAAGTTAATCTGCAATAACATTATAATTAAATATCATTGTTAATTTGCAATTGATTACatcaaattaatgaaaaaaaaaaaaaaaaagaaaacaccACACTTTATACAAATAAACCACACCAAtttataaagaaaaaacaagagTCTTGTACCCTTCTTATATTTAccaaattaataattaatacaTTCTATAGCTAACGTTTCAAATACAATATATGTAATTCGTTGAAtcatttcattaattgtACATCTAAcggcattttttttttttcaccatAAGATCTTATGCCACAGCAATTATTAGGGAGAAATCACAtcattgatgaaattgcaaaaaaaaaaaattccctactttcttttctctttcacTTCCAACACCagtaatgataattcatcttcatcactGACTGTATGGAAAAACTTCAACAATGAGTAGATACAATAAttaacatcatcatctctAGAAGAATTTAGTCTTACAAAAATACCCCCATGTTGATTCCAACACAGTAACcattttgaattatcaaatcttCTCCAATATTACACGACTTCCAAAATCTTGCAGCCACAATGTGAATTAATTTTCTTATCttgacaacaacaatattaaaCCATTAGGATCCACATTAATTATTACTAGATATAACAATGCCACTATTAACAAACCAtaattagaaaaaaaaaaataattgcagactttatatatataagtaGGTTTGACTTTTGATGAAATactttatttcttttactATATATCGCTAAACTATCTTCACCATGTCTGTTTCTTCTCCCCCTTCTCCCGATATTAAGAAAACTTTTGAAGTTGAAGTCGACGCAGCTTCTTTCCATAGTGATTCTATTGATTTCACCAAAGAAGATGAACAAGATGCTGAATCTATTTTCCataatgaaaaacaattatcTGAAGGGTTAAATACCAGATTAATTGGTATGATTAGTTTGGTAGGAGTTTTTGGAACAGGGTTATTTTTAAGTTCTGGTGGTACATTAGCTACAGCTGGTCCTGTGGGGATGATTCTTGCCTTTGTTCTTGTGGGAATCGTTGTTGCTGCTAATCAAATTAGTACTTTAGAAGTTGCATGTTTAATGCCAGTTACTGGATCAAACATTAGACATATTGAacattttgttgataaaagTTTTGGGTTTGCCTTAGGATATGTCAATGTTTATTCTGCTATTATTCCTAGTGAATTAGCTGCCACtagtgttgttgtttcataTTGGACAAATATTAACCCTGCAGTATTTATTACAATTTTTGGGGTAGTGATTATTGCTGTTAATTCATATAAAGTTAAATGGTATGGAGAAgttgaatttttctttggatttttaaaagttcttttaatttt
This is a stretch of genomic DNA from Candida dubliniensis CD36 chromosome 1, complete sequence. It encodes these proteins:
- a CDS encoding PI4-kinase, putative (Similar to S. cerevisiae LSB6) is translated as MPDSSVSNHDIKSMSHTNTITNNTSPFATLSSNMEKKTIDPETEHHHHHQHQDNGNGNEDKGTTINGKVGTLLSEQEANNRPIVHVNSLSKSWHYDTSNSASSKSAPNTPKIKSRSQPVSRRASVEDIHFQHIPSHHETHNYSFKNSVLIPAAKWAYSPISKMRRSTNPSITNNSQIHEEYLIEYSVFRPIKGLPELNSHKDILIHLRDTIESQTKKPFEFPETYISEIDFHNLLFKITKIIETDHIYPERITTGSSGSYFIFDIDFSLYKIGIFKPKDEEPYGPLSPKWTKWAHRTFFPCFFGRSCLIPNLGYISEAAACVLDRQLHSFIVPHTEIVELRSPTFFYSYWDKSNDVTKLPKKKGSLQLFLNGYINADIWLKIYPIPTNDVYLLKKTSRIEVPLDETKFLFTWSQESMQQFQEELEKLVILDYLMRNTDRGLDNWMIKLEWIEIKRKQSIKIMKPIIKIGAIDSGLAFPWKHPDEWRSFPFGWLFLPLSIIGQPFSRRTRNHYLPLLTSKKWWEETVIKLKDVFMQDNDFKERMWLKQLAVLKGQAFNIVEILKLTYAGPLELTRRENLLVIDDIMYMPNGKCDYDFMKSSLYESDIFKSYRVRSSDRNHRYDSDEELGQQEEGEGEVISPNTPLLAHPHNHYLEVINESFDDTNESGYEHMNRENNVAATDKGKKVIIERLIKETSKPPVFTWC